A genomic stretch from Puntigrus tetrazona isolate hp1 chromosome 6, ASM1883169v1, whole genome shotgun sequence includes:
- the als2b gene encoding alsin isoform X7 yields MEKQISCGEEDGSGERGLLHTWRGYSYSTTPERVLLPRPVLQAALGARHGVLLVEGGQVYSFGELPWKQNQTSSVVTEPILEAVLNEQRVVFVAAGSAHSGVVTEDGGVHMWGENAHGQCGLSGLSVIPNPTPVCVLDSEATPPQAVKILEVACGDQHTLALSAEYEVWAWGSGCQLGLNTSTFPVWKPQKVKHLAGRHVLQVACGAAHSLVLVRCLPPPQEPRKQDKCGQCNQLLYTMTDKEDHVIISDGHHCPLGVELDSGEAKSALEGSPDQSSKGKQGKSSPTEPGPSMLAQISKLPTSSTSPEIERTPASEPQNQVPASGQEPVEPAVENSAEPEAPAANGEVCVEASETSTLELDSCRAIGGKSSPYPDEQAVKAYLKRLSDHALAEHTTKTPSTLHSAQLSSDHADCFTSDPLIPVAQSVTPMGSALNNLVVSCASAVGERVVSTYEALSLRKVIGYWVPGEGRERVEERLRQEEPMQGKKSSSLGDIREEEAELCRRLSLPGLLSQVSPRLLRRTSRPRARAVPLAPGGIPEADAHLPSLQTEVWSWGRGPEGQLGHGDLLSRPQPACVKSLNGKEVLRVAAGAHHSLALTAQSQVFSWGCNTSGQLGHMESPTTLPHLTKLSDGIRVWDIGAGQQHTLLLADGDCIQPILYYSGQQVKGVMEKTEEEEQTGEYTQQPVLLPFCMNLGYVSSVCAGGQTCAALTDRNVMGFIASLHELAAAERKYYCKLSNINSLLLQPLLKLDSLSAGLGQSSAGLLQNLIGRLGRLSQLTGQNSASLTSFLRRSRDVRGLVILDDAHLFLDTYSEYCSAVGDLLVMGGFQVLVKPCHDVFGKGAEVVQKLSECPEEGLPLADVLAHLFYLPIKHLHEYARLLLKLATCYEVSSVDYQKLQDACSKYESMALHLKRRRKEAEYTLHFWKSFPGKMTDSLRKPSRRLICESSNKALTLQNAGRFSVNWFILFNDALVHAQFSTHHVFPLATLWVEPISEENTGLYGLKVTSPEESFTLLASSPAEKAKWLRSINQAVEQALSGLGHDGIPPSTGVTQRADPPISRTASYTFYKDSRLKEATYEGRWVSGKPHGRGVVKWPDGRMYTGTFKNGLEDGFGDYVVPNKNLNSCDHYQGQWKDGKMHGFGTFRYASGEIYEGSFQDNMRHGHGMLRSGKLNSTSPSVFIGQWQYDKKSGYGVFDDITRGEKYMGMWLDDQRQGNGVVVTQFGLYYEGAFNNNKMMGMGVLLSEDDTTFEGEFSEDWTLNGKGVLTMPNGDYIEGSFSGIWGTGLKMSGSYYKPSLYDSDKEKAHALKLGRLAVHSEEKWKAVFLECWNRLGCDSPGQGQTTAAWDNIAIALTANRRQQRDSPELLSRSHHKTLESLEFIPQHVGPVTLEVYHTIRRYLVKACDTPLHPLGRLVETLVSVYRMTFVGVGANRRLLPQAVNEIKSYLSRIFQLVRFLFPDLPEEGGSLADPPKEKSGSDTAGKPLESPKPGCVVSSSALLLPVLLPRLYPPLFTLYALEKEKEDDVYWECVLRLNKQPDLALLAFLGVQQKFWPVTVTVHGEKQQVLSSTKDACFASAVETLQQISTTFTPSDKLQVIQLTFEEITQEVLALLKQDFLWSMDDLFPVFLFVVLRARIRNLGSEVSLIEDLMDPCVQHGEHGIMFTTLKACYYQIQHEKIT; encoded by the exons ATGGAGAAGCAGATAAG TTGTGGTGAGGAGGACGGCTCTGGAGAGAGAGGCCTTCTCCACACCTGGAGGGGATATTCTTACAGCACCACACCAGAGAGGGTGCTGCTTCCCCGGCCCGTGCTCCAGGCTGCCCTGGGAGCCAGACACGGTGTTCTTCTAGTAGAgg gAGGACAAGTCTACAGTTTTGGCGAGCTCCCCTGGAAACAGAACCAAACATCATCAGTAGTGACCGAGCCCATTTTGGAGGCTGTTCTTAACGAACAACGCGTTGTTTTTGTGGCTGCTGGCTCCGCCCACAGTGGAGTTGTGACAGAAGATGGAGGAGTGCACATGTGGGGAGAAAATGCTCATGGCCAGTGTGGCCTATCAGGACTTTCTGTCATACCTAACCCCAcccctgtgtgtgtgcttgactCGGAGGCCACACCCCCTCAGGCGGTGAAGATCCTGGAGGTGGCGTGTGGGGATCAGCACACTCTGGCTCTTTCAGCCGAGTATGAAGTTTGGGCGTGGGGAAGTGGGTGCCAGCTGGGCCTGAACACTTCAACGTTTCCTGTTTGGAAGCCCCAGAAGGTTAAGCACCTTGCTGGAAGGCACGTGTTGCAGGTGGCCTGTGGTGCTGCTCACAGCCTGGTTCTGGTGCGCTGTCTTCCCCCTCCACAAGAGCCTCGGAAACAAGACAAATGCGGTCAGTGCAATCAGCTGCTGTACACTATGACAGACAAAGAAGACCATGTTATTATCTCTGACGGCCATCACTGTCCACTAGGTGTTGAGCTGGACAGCGGTGAGGCCAAGTCTGCATTAGAGGGCAGCCCAGATCAGAGCTCAAAGGGTAAGCAAGGCAAGAGCTCTCCTACAGAACCTGGCCCATCTATGCTAGCTCAGATCTCAAAATTACCCACCTCCAGCACCAGCCCTGAAATTGAAAGAACACCTGCCTCTGAACCCCAAAATCAGGTTCCAGCATCAGGCCAAGAACCTGTAGAACCAGCCGTAGAAAACTCGGCAGAGCCTGAAGCTCCAGCTGCAAATGGAGAGGTTTGTGTCGAGGCCTCAGAGACCAGCACCCTTGAGCTGGACAGCTGTAGAGCAATTGGGGGGAAGTCCTCCCCATATCCTGATGAGCAGGCAGTGAAGGCCTACCTTAAGAGACTTTCTGATCATGCCCTGGCAGAACACACCACCAAGACTCCCAGCACGCTTCATTCTGCTCAG CTCTCCAGTGACCATGCTGATTGTTTCACCTCTGACCCCTTGATCCCGGTCGCCCAGTCTGTGACTCCAATGGGCTCCGCGTTAAACAACTTGGTGGTGTCCTGTGCCTCTGCAGTGGGGGAACGTGTAGTGTCCACATATGAAGCTCTCTCTCTGAGAAAAGTGATTGGTTACTGG GTTCCGGGAGAGGGCCGTGAGCGAGTAGAGGAGAGACTCCGTCAGGAGGAGCCCATGCAGGGGAAGAAAAGCTCCAGCCTGGGGGACATCCGCGAGGAGGAGGCGGAGCTCTGCCGTCGCCTGTCCCTGCCTGGCCTCCTCTCTCAGG TGTCTCCTCGTCTCTTGCGGCGAACGAGCCGCCCCCGTGCACGGGCCGTCCCGCTCGCTCCAGGAGGTATTCCTGAAGCCGATGCCCACCTGCCTTCTTTGCAGACAGAAGTTTGGAGCTGGGGCCGTGGCCCCGAAGGACAGCTCGGACATGGAGACCTCCTTTCCAG GCCGCAGCCTGCTTGTGTGAAGAGTCTGAATGGTAAAGAGGTGCTGAGAGTCGCTGCGGGTGCTCATCACTCTCTCGCTCTGACCGCCCAATCACAG gtgTTCTCCTGGGGCTGTAACACTTCTGGACAGCTGGGACACATGGAATCCCCCACCACCCTTCCTCACTTAACCAAG CTGTCAGATGGGATTCGTGTATGGGACATCGGGGCGGGGCAACAACACACTCTCTTATTGGCTGATGGAGATTGTATCCAGCCAATCCTGTACTACAGTGGCCAGCAGGTGAAAGGAGTGATGGAGAAAacggaggaagaggagcagacAGGAGAGTACACACAGCAACCGGTGCTGCTGCCTTTTTGTATGAAT TTGGGCTATGTAAGCAGTGTGTGCGCAGGAGGACAGACTTGCGCGGCGCTGACGGATCGTAATGTAATGGGTTTTATTGCCAGTCTGCATGAGCTGGCGGCCGCAGAGAGGAAATATTACTGCAAACTGAGCAATATCAATAGTCTTCTGCTCCAGCCGCTGCTCAAACTGG ATTCCCTAAGCGCCGGCCTCGGTCAGTCCTCTGCGGGACTTCTGCAGAATCTGATTGGACGATTGGGCCGGCTGTCTCAGCTCACGGGTCAAAACTCAGCCTCTCTAACCTCCTTCCTGCGGCGTTCACGAGATGTTCGGGGTCTTGTTATTCTTGATGATGCACATCTGTTTCTGGACACATATTCAGA GTACTGTTCTGCAGTTGGTGATCTCTTAGTCATGGGGGGATTTCAAGTCCTTGTCAAACCTTGTCA CGACGTGTTTGGCAAAGGGGCAGAGGTTGTTCAGAAGTTGTCTGAATGTCCTGAAGAAGGTTTGCCGTTAGCAGATGTTCTGGCTCATCTCTTTTATCTGCCCATAAAACACCTGCATGAGTATGCACGACTGCTGCTCAAACTGGCTACCTGCTACGAGGTG AGTTCTGTGGATTATCAGAAGCTGCAAGACGCCTGCTCAAAATACGAATCCATGGCTCTTCAcctgaagaggaggaggaaggaagCCGAGTACACGCTCCACTTCTGGAAGAGCTTTCCTGGAAAGATGACC GACTCTCTTCGTAAACCGTCTCGTCGTCTGATCTGTGAGAGCAGTAATAAGGCTTTGACTCTTCAGAACGCCGGCCGTTTTTCTGTCAACTGGTTCATCCTTTTCAACGACGCCCTGGTTCACGCACAG TTTTCCACTCATCACGTCTTCCCATTGGCTACATTGTGGGTGGAGCCTATTTCTGAGGAGAACACAGGCCT GTATGGTTTAAAAGTGACTTCACCTGAAGAGAGTTTCACTCTACTGGCTTCGTCCCCAGCTGAGAAG GCAAAGTGGCTGCGTTCTATAAACCAAGCTGTGGAGCAGGCACTTAGCGGACTGGGGCATGATGGGATACCTCCTTCTACAGGAGTAACGCAAAGAGCAGATCCGCCCATTTCAAGGACGGCATCGTACACATTCTATAAAGACAGTCGGCTGAAGGAGGCCACGTATGAGGGCCGCTGGGTCTCAGGGAAACCTCATGGCCG GGGTGTGGTCAAGTGGCCCGATGGACGAATGTATACAGGGACATTCAAGAACGGCCTTGAAGATGG ATTTGGAGATTATGTTGTACCTAACAAGAACCTGAACAGCTGTGATCATTACCAAGGGCAGTGGAAGGACGGCAAGATGCACGGCTTTGGaacattcag aTATGCCTCTGGTGAAATATATGAGGGCTCGTTTCAAGACAACATGCGTCATGGACACGGGATGCTGCGCAGCGGGAAGCTGAACTCCACCTCCCCCAGTGTCTTCATCGGCCAGTGGCAGTATGACAAAAAATCTGGCTATGGAGTTTTTGATGATATCACAAG AGGGGAGAAGTACATGGGCATGTGGCTGGACGATCAGCGGCAGGGGAACGGAGTTGTTGTTACACAGTTCGGCCTGTACTATGAAGGCgctttcaacaacaacaaaatgatg GGAATGGGGGTGCTACTCTCTGAAGACGACACTACGTTTGAAGGGGAGTTTTCAGAGGACTGGACCCTAAATGGAAAG GGCGTGTTGACCATGCCGAACGGAGACTACATTGAGGGCTCTTTTAGTGGGATTTGGGGAACCGGTCTAAAGATGTCAGGTTCCTACTATAAACCCAGCCTCTACGACTCTGACAAGGAGAAGGCTCATGCACT TAAGCTGGGCAGGTTAGCCGTTCACTCCGAAGAGAAGTGGAAGGCTGTGTTTTTGGAGTGCTGGAACAGGCTTGGTTGTGATTCTCCAGGACAGGGACAAACCACTGCAGCATGGGATAACATAGCCATAGCGCTCACTGCTAACAGGAGACAGCAGAGAGACAG tcCAGAGTTGCTGAGTCGCTCTCATCACAAAACGCTGGAGAGTCTCGAGTTTATTCCTCAGCATGTTGGTCCTGTGACGTTAGAAGTCTATCACACAATCCGTCGGTACCTTGTCAAG GCATGTGATACCCCACTGCATCCTCTGGGTCGGCTGGTGGAGACATTGGTTTCGGTGTACCGTATGACGTTTGTTGGAGTTGGGGCCAATCGCAGATTACTGCCTCAGGCTGTCAATGAGATCAAGTCCTATCTCAGCCGCATCTTCCAGCTTGTCCG atTCCTCTTTCCTGATCTGCCAGAGGAAGGAGGTTCACTGGCAGACCCTCCAAAAGAGAAAAGCGGCTCAGACACTGCTGGGAAGCCGCTGGAGTCTCCTAAACCTGG gtgtGTGGTCAGCAGCTCTGCTCTCCTCCTGCCGGTGCTGCTGCCCCGTCTCTATCCTCCTCTCTTTACTCTTTATGCTctagagaaagagaaggaggaTGATGTGTACTGGGAGTGTGTGCTCCGACTCAACAAACAGCCAGACCTGGCGCTGCTCGCCTTCCTCGGGGTGCAACA GAAATTCTGGCCTGTGACTGTTACAGTACATGGGGAAAAACAACAG GTTCTCTCAAGCACTAAGGATGCGTGTTTTGCTTCGGCAGTTGAGACTTTACAGCAAATAAG CACAACTTTCACCCCCTCAGACAAGCTTCAAGTCATCCAGCTGACCTTCGAGGAGATTACCCAGGAAGTACTTGCACTTCTGAAACAGGATTTCTTGTGGTCTATGGATGACCTGTTTCCTGTCTTCCTCTTTGTTGTTCTGCGTGCACG GATAAGGAAtctggggtcagaggtcagcctcaTTGAGGACCTAATGGATCCATGTGTACAACATGGAGAGCATGGCATCATGTTCACCACACTCAAG GCATGCTACTATCAAATCCAGCATGAGAAGATCACGTAA
- the als2b gene encoding alsin isoform X6 — translation MEKQISCGEEDGSGERGLLHTWRGYSYSTTPERVLLPRPVLQAALGARHGVLLVEGGQVYSFGELPWKQNQTSSVVTEPILEAVLNEQRVVFVAAGSAHSGVVTEDGGVHMWGENAHGQCGLSGLSVIPNPTPVCVLDSEATPPQAVKILEVACGDQHTLALSAEYEVWAWGSGCQLGLNTSTFPVWKPQKVKHLAGRHVLQVACGAAHSLVLVRCLPPPQEPRKQDKCGQCNQLLYTMTDKEDHVIISDGHHCPLGVELDSGEAKSALEGSPDQSSKGKQGKSSPTEPGPSMLAQISKLPTSSTSPEIERTPASEPQNQVPASGQEPVEPAVENSAEPEAPAANGEVCVEASETSTLELDSCRAIGGKSSPYPDEQAVKAYLKRLSDHALAEHTTKTPSTLHSAQLSSDHADCFTSDPLIPVAQSVTPMGSALNNLVVSCASAVGERVVSTYEALSLRKVIGYWVPGEGRERVEERLRQEEPMQGKKSSSLGDIREEEAELCRRLSLPGLLSQVSPRLLRRTSRPRARAVPLAPGGIPEADAHLPSLQTEVWSWGRGPEGQLGHGDLLSRPQPACVKSLNGKEVLRVAAGAHHSLALTAQSQVFSWGCNTSGQLGHMESPTTLPHLTKLSDGIRVWDIGAGQQHTLLLADGDCIQPILYYSGQQVKGVMEKTEEEEQTGEYTQQPVLLPFCMNLGYVSSVCAGGQTCAALTDRNVMGFIASLHELAAAERKYYCKLSNINSLLLQPLLKLDSLSAGLGQSSAGLLQNLIGRLGRLSQLTGQNSASLTSFLRRSRDVRGLVILDDAHLFLDTYSEYCSAVGDLLVMGGFQVLVKPCHDVFGKGAEVVQKLSECPEEGLPLADVLAHLFYLPIKHLHEYARLLLKLATCYEVSSVDYQKLQDACSKYESMALHLKRRRKEAEYTLHFWKSFPGKMTDSLRKPSRRLICESSNKALTLQNAGRFSVNWFILFNDALVHAQGMVPYKSLFSTHHVFPLATLWVEPISEENTGLYGLKVTSPEESFTLLASSPAEKAKWLRSINQAVEQALSGLGHDGIPPSTGVTQRADPPISRTASYTFYKDSRLKEATYEGRWVSGKPHGRGVVKWPDGRMYTGTFKNGLEDGFGDYVVPNKNLNSCDHYQGQWKDGKMHGFGTFRYASGEIYEGSFQDNMRHGHGMLRSGKLNSTSPSVFIGQWQYDKKSGYGVFDDITRGEKYMGMWLDDQRQGNGVVVTQFGLYYEGAFNNNKMMGMGVLLSEDDTTFEGEFSEDWTLNGKGVLTMPNGDYIEGSFSGIWGTGLKMSGSYYKPSLYDSDKEKAHALKLGRLAVHSEEKWKAVFLECWNRLGCDSPGQGQTTAAWDNIAIALTANRRQQRDSPELLSRSHHKTLESLEFIPQHVGPVTLEVYHTIRRYLVKACDTPLHPLGRLVETLVSVYRMTFVGVGANRRLLPQAVNEIKSYLSRIFQLVRFLFPDLPEEGGSLADPPKEKSGSDTAGKPLESPKPGCVVSSSALLLPVLLPRLYPPLFTLYALEKEKEDDVYWECVLRLNKQPDLALLAFLGVQQKFWPVTVTVHGEKQQVLSSTKDACFASAVETLQQISTTFTPSDKLQVIQLTFEEITQEVLALLKQDFLWSMDDLFPVFLFVVLRARIRNLGSEVSLIEDLMDPCVQHGEHGIMFTTLKACYYQIQHEKIT, via the exons ATGGAGAAGCAGATAAG TTGTGGTGAGGAGGACGGCTCTGGAGAGAGAGGCCTTCTCCACACCTGGAGGGGATATTCTTACAGCACCACACCAGAGAGGGTGCTGCTTCCCCGGCCCGTGCTCCAGGCTGCCCTGGGAGCCAGACACGGTGTTCTTCTAGTAGAgg gAGGACAAGTCTACAGTTTTGGCGAGCTCCCCTGGAAACAGAACCAAACATCATCAGTAGTGACCGAGCCCATTTTGGAGGCTGTTCTTAACGAACAACGCGTTGTTTTTGTGGCTGCTGGCTCCGCCCACAGTGGAGTTGTGACAGAAGATGGAGGAGTGCACATGTGGGGAGAAAATGCTCATGGCCAGTGTGGCCTATCAGGACTTTCTGTCATACCTAACCCCAcccctgtgtgtgtgcttgactCGGAGGCCACACCCCCTCAGGCGGTGAAGATCCTGGAGGTGGCGTGTGGGGATCAGCACACTCTGGCTCTTTCAGCCGAGTATGAAGTTTGGGCGTGGGGAAGTGGGTGCCAGCTGGGCCTGAACACTTCAACGTTTCCTGTTTGGAAGCCCCAGAAGGTTAAGCACCTTGCTGGAAGGCACGTGTTGCAGGTGGCCTGTGGTGCTGCTCACAGCCTGGTTCTGGTGCGCTGTCTTCCCCCTCCACAAGAGCCTCGGAAACAAGACAAATGCGGTCAGTGCAATCAGCTGCTGTACACTATGACAGACAAAGAAGACCATGTTATTATCTCTGACGGCCATCACTGTCCACTAGGTGTTGAGCTGGACAGCGGTGAGGCCAAGTCTGCATTAGAGGGCAGCCCAGATCAGAGCTCAAAGGGTAAGCAAGGCAAGAGCTCTCCTACAGAACCTGGCCCATCTATGCTAGCTCAGATCTCAAAATTACCCACCTCCAGCACCAGCCCTGAAATTGAAAGAACACCTGCCTCTGAACCCCAAAATCAGGTTCCAGCATCAGGCCAAGAACCTGTAGAACCAGCCGTAGAAAACTCGGCAGAGCCTGAAGCTCCAGCTGCAAATGGAGAGGTTTGTGTCGAGGCCTCAGAGACCAGCACCCTTGAGCTGGACAGCTGTAGAGCAATTGGGGGGAAGTCCTCCCCATATCCTGATGAGCAGGCAGTGAAGGCCTACCTTAAGAGACTTTCTGATCATGCCCTGGCAGAACACACCACCAAGACTCCCAGCACGCTTCATTCTGCTCAG CTCTCCAGTGACCATGCTGATTGTTTCACCTCTGACCCCTTGATCCCGGTCGCCCAGTCTGTGACTCCAATGGGCTCCGCGTTAAACAACTTGGTGGTGTCCTGTGCCTCTGCAGTGGGGGAACGTGTAGTGTCCACATATGAAGCTCTCTCTCTGAGAAAAGTGATTGGTTACTGG GTTCCGGGAGAGGGCCGTGAGCGAGTAGAGGAGAGACTCCGTCAGGAGGAGCCCATGCAGGGGAAGAAAAGCTCCAGCCTGGGGGACATCCGCGAGGAGGAGGCGGAGCTCTGCCGTCGCCTGTCCCTGCCTGGCCTCCTCTCTCAGG TGTCTCCTCGTCTCTTGCGGCGAACGAGCCGCCCCCGTGCACGGGCCGTCCCGCTCGCTCCAGGAGGTATTCCTGAAGCCGATGCCCACCTGCCTTCTTTGCAGACAGAAGTTTGGAGCTGGGGCCGTGGCCCCGAAGGACAGCTCGGACATGGAGACCTCCTTTCCAG GCCGCAGCCTGCTTGTGTGAAGAGTCTGAATGGTAAAGAGGTGCTGAGAGTCGCTGCGGGTGCTCATCACTCTCTCGCTCTGACCGCCCAATCACAG gtgTTCTCCTGGGGCTGTAACACTTCTGGACAGCTGGGACACATGGAATCCCCCACCACCCTTCCTCACTTAACCAAG CTGTCAGATGGGATTCGTGTATGGGACATCGGGGCGGGGCAACAACACACTCTCTTATTGGCTGATGGAGATTGTATCCAGCCAATCCTGTACTACAGTGGCCAGCAGGTGAAAGGAGTGATGGAGAAAacggaggaagaggagcagacAGGAGAGTACACACAGCAACCGGTGCTGCTGCCTTTTTGTATGAAT TTGGGCTATGTAAGCAGTGTGTGCGCAGGAGGACAGACTTGCGCGGCGCTGACGGATCGTAATGTAATGGGTTTTATTGCCAGTCTGCATGAGCTGGCGGCCGCAGAGAGGAAATATTACTGCAAACTGAGCAATATCAATAGTCTTCTGCTCCAGCCGCTGCTCAAACTGG ATTCCCTAAGCGCCGGCCTCGGTCAGTCCTCTGCGGGACTTCTGCAGAATCTGATTGGACGATTGGGCCGGCTGTCTCAGCTCACGGGTCAAAACTCAGCCTCTCTAACCTCCTTCCTGCGGCGTTCACGAGATGTTCGGGGTCTTGTTATTCTTGATGATGCACATCTGTTTCTGGACACATATTCAGA GTACTGTTCTGCAGTTGGTGATCTCTTAGTCATGGGGGGATTTCAAGTCCTTGTCAAACCTTGTCA CGACGTGTTTGGCAAAGGGGCAGAGGTTGTTCAGAAGTTGTCTGAATGTCCTGAAGAAGGTTTGCCGTTAGCAGATGTTCTGGCTCATCTCTTTTATCTGCCCATAAAACACCTGCATGAGTATGCACGACTGCTGCTCAAACTGGCTACCTGCTACGAGGTG AGTTCTGTGGATTATCAGAAGCTGCAAGACGCCTGCTCAAAATACGAATCCATGGCTCTTCAcctgaagaggaggaggaaggaagCCGAGTACACGCTCCACTTCTGGAAGAGCTTTCCTGGAAAGATGACC GACTCTCTTCGTAAACCGTCTCGTCGTCTGATCTGTGAGAGCAGTAATAAGGCTTTGACTCTTCAGAACGCCGGCCGTTTTTCTGTCAACTGGTTCATCCTTTTCAACGACGCCCTGGTTCACGCACAG GGCATGGTCCCCTATAAGAGTCTT TTTTCCACTCATCACGTCTTCCCATTGGCTACATTGTGGGTGGAGCCTATTTCTGAGGAGAACACAGGCCT GTATGGTTTAAAAGTGACTTCACCTGAAGAGAGTTTCACTCTACTGGCTTCGTCCCCAGCTGAGAAG GCAAAGTGGCTGCGTTCTATAAACCAAGCTGTGGAGCAGGCACTTAGCGGACTGGGGCATGATGGGATACCTCCTTCTACAGGAGTAACGCAAAGAGCAGATCCGCCCATTTCAAGGACGGCATCGTACACATTCTATAAAGACAGTCGGCTGAAGGAGGCCACGTATGAGGGCCGCTGGGTCTCAGGGAAACCTCATGGCCG GGGTGTGGTCAAGTGGCCCGATGGACGAATGTATACAGGGACATTCAAGAACGGCCTTGAAGATGG ATTTGGAGATTATGTTGTACCTAACAAGAACCTGAACAGCTGTGATCATTACCAAGGGCAGTGGAAGGACGGCAAGATGCACGGCTTTGGaacattcag aTATGCCTCTGGTGAAATATATGAGGGCTCGTTTCAAGACAACATGCGTCATGGACACGGGATGCTGCGCAGCGGGAAGCTGAACTCCACCTCCCCCAGTGTCTTCATCGGCCAGTGGCAGTATGACAAAAAATCTGGCTATGGAGTTTTTGATGATATCACAAG AGGGGAGAAGTACATGGGCATGTGGCTGGACGATCAGCGGCAGGGGAACGGAGTTGTTGTTACACAGTTCGGCCTGTACTATGAAGGCgctttcaacaacaacaaaatgatg GGAATGGGGGTGCTACTCTCTGAAGACGACACTACGTTTGAAGGGGAGTTTTCAGAGGACTGGACCCTAAATGGAAAG GGCGTGTTGACCATGCCGAACGGAGACTACATTGAGGGCTCTTTTAGTGGGATTTGGGGAACCGGTCTAAAGATGTCAGGTTCCTACTATAAACCCAGCCTCTACGACTCTGACAAGGAGAAGGCTCATGCACT TAAGCTGGGCAGGTTAGCCGTTCACTCCGAAGAGAAGTGGAAGGCTGTGTTTTTGGAGTGCTGGAACAGGCTTGGTTGTGATTCTCCAGGACAGGGACAAACCACTGCAGCATGGGATAACATAGCCATAGCGCTCACTGCTAACAGGAGACAGCAGAGAGACAG tcCAGAGTTGCTGAGTCGCTCTCATCACAAAACGCTGGAGAGTCTCGAGTTTATTCCTCAGCATGTTGGTCCTGTGACGTTAGAAGTCTATCACACAATCCGTCGGTACCTTGTCAAG GCATGTGATACCCCACTGCATCCTCTGGGTCGGCTGGTGGAGACATTGGTTTCGGTGTACCGTATGACGTTTGTTGGAGTTGGGGCCAATCGCAGATTACTGCCTCAGGCTGTCAATGAGATCAAGTCCTATCTCAGCCGCATCTTCCAGCTTGTCCG atTCCTCTTTCCTGATCTGCCAGAGGAAGGAGGTTCACTGGCAGACCCTCCAAAAGAGAAAAGCGGCTCAGACACTGCTGGGAAGCCGCTGGAGTCTCCTAAACCTGG gtgtGTGGTCAGCAGCTCTGCTCTCCTCCTGCCGGTGCTGCTGCCCCGTCTCTATCCTCCTCTCTTTACTCTTTATGCTctagagaaagagaaggaggaTGATGTGTACTGGGAGTGTGTGCTCCGACTCAACAAACAGCCAGACCTGGCGCTGCTCGCCTTCCTCGGGGTGCAACA GAAATTCTGGCCTGTGACTGTTACAGTACATGGGGAAAAACAACAG GTTCTCTCAAGCACTAAGGATGCGTGTTTTGCTTCGGCAGTTGAGACTTTACAGCAAATAAG CACAACTTTCACCCCCTCAGACAAGCTTCAAGTCATCCAGCTGACCTTCGAGGAGATTACCCAGGAAGTACTTGCACTTCTGAAACAGGATTTCTTGTGGTCTATGGATGACCTGTTTCCTGTCTTCCTCTTTGTTGTTCTGCGTGCACG GATAAGGAAtctggggtcagaggtcagcctcaTTGAGGACCTAATGGATCCATGTGTACAACATGGAGAGCATGGCATCATGTTCACCACACTCAAG GCATGCTACTATCAAATCCAGCATGAGAAGATCACGTAA